The following coding sequences lie in one Cotesia glomerata isolate CgM1 linkage group LG5, MPM_Cglom_v2.3, whole genome shotgun sequence genomic window:
- the LOC123265974 gene encoding hydroxymethylglutaryl-CoA lyase, mitochondrial, whose translation MLLRKIILNVRNHAKKFSNYVKVVEVGPRDGLQNEKKILPSSIKIELINKLSQTGLKTIEATSFVSPKWIPQMQDNATVFKSIDKKTGINYPVLVPNLKGLQSALEVSVKEIAIFGAASESFSHRNINCSIEESIKRFKEVILEAQKNNIKTRGYISCIAGCPYEGNIKASAVAKVADAMLQLGCYEISLGDTIGVGTPKKIINILNEIKHLSKLGNFEEFALHCHDTYGQALANTYASLEYGVRIFDASVAGLGGCPYAAGASGNLATEDLLYLLSEQGFNTDVNLNELIKIGEWISGELGRTNMSKVGLATIAKEKLKKKLQ comes from the coding sequence AtgttattaagaaaaataatacttaATGTCCGAAATCatgcaaaaaaattcagtaatTATGTCAAAGTTGTTGAAGTAGGACCAAGAGATGGTTTacagaatgaaaaaaaaattttacctagttcaataaaaatagaattgatCAACAAATTATCCCAAACAGgattaaaaacaattgaagCTACAAGTTTTGTTTCTCCTAAATGGATTCCACAAATGCAAGACAATGCAACAGTATTTAAAAGTATAGACAAAAAAACTGGTATAAATTACCCGGTTTTAGTTCCTAATTTAAAAGGCTTACAAAGTGCTCTAGAAGTTAGCGTAAAAGAGATAGCAATTTTCGGAGCAGCTTCTGAGTCTTTTTCCCACAGAAATATAAACTGTTCAATTGAAGAAAGTATTAAGAGATTTAAAGAAGTAATACTAGAAGcgcagaaaaataatataaaaacacGTGGTTATATTTCGTGTATAGCAGGGTGTCCGTATGAAGGAAATATTAAAGCGTCAGCTGTTGCGAAGGTTGCAGATGCAATGTTGCAGCTAGGGTGCTATGAAATATCACTTGGTGATACTATTGGAGTGGGTAcgcctaaaaaaataataaatatcttaaatgaaataaaacatCTTTCTAAGCTAGGCAATTTCGAAGAATTCGCTCTTCATTGTCATGATACTTATGGCCAAGCTCTTGCAAATACTTATGCGAGTCTTGAATACGGAGTAAGAATATTTGACGCGTCGGTAGCTGGACTTGGAGGGTGTCCTTATGCTGCTGGCGCGTCTGGAAATTTAGCTACTGAAGATCTTCTTTATTTACTCAGTGAGCAAGGATTTAATACAgatgttaatttaaatgaacttATTAAAATAGGAGAGTGGATTAGCGGAGAATTAGGTAGAACCAATATGTCAAAAGTTGGTCTTGCTACTATtgctaaagaaaaatta
- the LOC123266308 gene encoding cytosolic purine 5'-nucleotidase isoform X3, translating to MENMSSGIEKYGPSVLDNVHASDERFNKNDRDEQDFVSWGDGARNPYKRELSHRIFVNRSLHLENIKFYGFDMDYTLAEYKSPQYEQLGFDLLKERLISLGYPQEIRAFEYDPSFPVRGLWFDTQYGNLLKVDAYGNILVCVHGFEFLKHSQVYELYPNKFLQLDESRVYVLNTLFNLPETYLLACLIDFFTNSPQFSREKTGVKEGELTMSFKSIFQDVRNAVDWIHIQGDLKSKTIENLDEYVKKDERLPMFLTRIRESGAKVFLLTNSDYNFTNKIMTYLFDFPHGARPHEPHRDWKTYFDTIVVDANKPLFFGEGTILRQVNTKTGALKLGTHKGPLHTGEVYSGGSCDVFTEMIGAKGKDVLYIGDHIFGDILKSKKIRGWRTFLIVPELVQELHVWTDKCQLFAELQNLDVMLGEMYKNLDSSTNEKPDISKLRASIRDVTHKMDLAYGMMGSLFRSGSRQTFFSSQVVRYADLYAATFLNLIYYPFSYMFRAPAMLMPHESTVAHEQRFVMETPMISRSRTFKLNDEDEEQNAIMAKSFETEINPIPHARPETPRNVTHTHDEDCSDEDSDSQKQNPSRSSKKIDSNS from the exons ATGGAGAACATGAGTAGCGGTATAGAAAAGTACGGTCCCAGTGTTCTTGACAATGTACATGCCAGTGATGaacgttttaataaaaatgacagaGACGAACAAGACTTTGTTAGTTGGGGTGATGGGGCCCGTAATCCTTATAAACGAGAACTTAGTCAcag aattttcgtCAACAGAAGTCTCCATTTAGagaacattaaattttatggatTTGATATGGACTATACTCTAGCGGAATATAAATCACCTCAGTACGAGCAATTGGGTTTTGATTTACTTAAAGAGCGCCTAATTTCCCTGGGCTACCCGCAAGAGATACGTGCTTTTGAATATGATCCGAGTTTTCCAGTTCGAGGATTATGGTTTGATACACAATATGGTAATCTTCTTAAAGTAGATGCTTATGGAAATATTCTTGTTTGCGTTCATgggtttgaatttttaaagca ctctCAAGTATACGAATTGTATCCTAATAAATTTCTCCAGTTAGATGAATCACGTGTTTACGTGTTGAACACGTTATTCAATTTACCAGAAACCTACTTGCTAGCATGTCTCATAGATTTTTTTACCAATTCGCCCCAGTTCTCGCGTGAGAAAACGGGAGTAAAAGAGGGTGAGCTTACAATGAGTTTCAAGAGTATTTTTCAAGATGTAAGAAATGCAGTTGACTGGATACATATTCAAGGGGATCTAAAATCAAAAACTATTGAAAATCTTGATGAATATGTTAAAAAGGACGAAAGATTGCCAATGTTTTTAACTAGGATACGCGAAAGTGGCGCTAAAGTTTTTCTCCTTACAAACAGCGACtataattttactaataaaattatgacttatttatttgattttccaCATGGTGCAAGG CCCCATGAGCCTCACAGAGATTGGAAAACTTATTTCGATACTATAGTAGTTGACGCTAACAAGCCATTATTTTTTGGTGAAGGCACTATTTTACGACAAGTCAATACAAAAACCGGCGCGTTAAAGCTAGGAACCCACAAAGGACCACTTCACACTG gtGAAGTCTATTCAGGTGGATCATGCGATGTTTTTACTGAAATGATCGGAGCTAAGGGAAAAGACGTTCTCTACATCGGAGATCACATTTTTGGAGATATTttaaagagtaaaaaaatccGCGGTTGGAGAACTTTTCTTATTGTCCCTGAATTGGTTCAAGAATTACACGTCTGGACTGATAAATGTCAATTATTCGCAGAATTACAAAATCTTGATGTTATGCTCGGAGAAATGTACAA AAATTTAGACAGTAGTACTAATGAAAAGCCTGATATTTCGAAACTACGGGCTTCTATTAGAGATGTTACGCACAAAATGGATTTGGCTTATGGTATGATGGGCTCATTGTTCAGAAGTGGAAGTAGACAAACATTTTTCAGCAGTCAAGTTGTTAGATATGCTGATCTTTACGCAGCGACCTTTCTTAATCTTATCTATTATCCGTTCTCATACATGTTTCGTGCGCCGGCAATGCTA atgCCACATGAAAGCACAGTTGCTCACGAGCAACGCTTTGTTATGGAAACTCCAATGATCAGTAGATCTCGGACGTTCAAACTCAACGATGAAGATGAGGAACAAAACGCTATTATGgct aagtcTTTTGAAACAGAAATCAATCCGATTCCGCATGCGAGACCAGAAACACCTCGCAATGTCACTCACACACACGATGAAGATTGTAGTGACGAGGACAGTGACTCTCAGAAACAAAATCCGTCAAGATCATCAAAAAAAATCGATagtaattcataa
- the LOC123266308 gene encoding cytosolic purine 5'-nucleotidase isoform X4, whose product MDLENCNSRDDDGSSHHEDPSGHKKWYRQASQRIFVNRSLHLENIKFYGFDMDYTLAEYKSPQYEQLGFDLLKERLISLGYPQEIRAFEYDPSFPVRGLWFDTQYGNLLKVDAYGNILVCVHGFEFLKHSQVYELYPNKFLQLDESRVYVLNTLFNLPETYLLACLIDFFTNSPQFSREKTGVKEGELTMSFKSIFQDVRNAVDWIHIQGDLKSKTIENLDEYVKKDERLPMFLTRIRESGAKVFLLTNSDYNFTNKIMTYLFDFPHGARPHEPHRDWKTYFDTIVVDANKPLFFGEGTILRQVNTKTGALKLGTHKGPLHTGEVYSGGSCDVFTEMIGAKGKDVLYIGDHIFGDILKSKKIRGWRTFLIVPELVQELHVWTDKCQLFAELQNLDVMLGEMYKNLDSSTNEKPDISKLRASIRDVTHKMDLAYGMMGSLFRSGSRQTFFSSQVVRYADLYAATFLNLIYYPFSYMFRAPAMLMPHESTVAHEQRFVMETPMISRSRTFKLNDEDEEQNAIMAKSFETEINPIPHARPETPRNVTHTHDEDCSDEDSDSQKQNPSRSSKKIDSNS is encoded by the exons aattttcgtCAACAGAAGTCTCCATTTAGagaacattaaattttatggatTTGATATGGACTATACTCTAGCGGAATATAAATCACCTCAGTACGAGCAATTGGGTTTTGATTTACTTAAAGAGCGCCTAATTTCCCTGGGCTACCCGCAAGAGATACGTGCTTTTGAATATGATCCGAGTTTTCCAGTTCGAGGATTATGGTTTGATACACAATATGGTAATCTTCTTAAAGTAGATGCTTATGGAAATATTCTTGTTTGCGTTCATgggtttgaatttttaaagca ctctCAAGTATACGAATTGTATCCTAATAAATTTCTCCAGTTAGATGAATCACGTGTTTACGTGTTGAACACGTTATTCAATTTACCAGAAACCTACTTGCTAGCATGTCTCATAGATTTTTTTACCAATTCGCCCCAGTTCTCGCGTGAGAAAACGGGAGTAAAAGAGGGTGAGCTTACAATGAGTTTCAAGAGTATTTTTCAAGATGTAAGAAATGCAGTTGACTGGATACATATTCAAGGGGATCTAAAATCAAAAACTATTGAAAATCTTGATGAATATGTTAAAAAGGACGAAAGATTGCCAATGTTTTTAACTAGGATACGCGAAAGTGGCGCTAAAGTTTTTCTCCTTACAAACAGCGACtataattttactaataaaattatgacttatttatttgattttccaCATGGTGCAAGG CCCCATGAGCCTCACAGAGATTGGAAAACTTATTTCGATACTATAGTAGTTGACGCTAACAAGCCATTATTTTTTGGTGAAGGCACTATTTTACGACAAGTCAATACAAAAACCGGCGCGTTAAAGCTAGGAACCCACAAAGGACCACTTCACACTG gtGAAGTCTATTCAGGTGGATCATGCGATGTTTTTACTGAAATGATCGGAGCTAAGGGAAAAGACGTTCTCTACATCGGAGATCACATTTTTGGAGATATTttaaagagtaaaaaaatccGCGGTTGGAGAACTTTTCTTATTGTCCCTGAATTGGTTCAAGAATTACACGTCTGGACTGATAAATGTCAATTATTCGCAGAATTACAAAATCTTGATGTTATGCTCGGAGAAATGTACAA AAATTTAGACAGTAGTACTAATGAAAAGCCTGATATTTCGAAACTACGGGCTTCTATTAGAGATGTTACGCACAAAATGGATTTGGCTTATGGTATGATGGGCTCATTGTTCAGAAGTGGAAGTAGACAAACATTTTTCAGCAGTCAAGTTGTTAGATATGCTGATCTTTACGCAGCGACCTTTCTTAATCTTATCTATTATCCGTTCTCATACATGTTTCGTGCGCCGGCAATGCTA atgCCACATGAAAGCACAGTTGCTCACGAGCAACGCTTTGTTATGGAAACTCCAATGATCAGTAGATCTCGGACGTTCAAACTCAACGATGAAGATGAGGAACAAAACGCTATTATGgct aagtcTTTTGAAACAGAAATCAATCCGATTCCGCATGCGAGACCAGAAACACCTCGCAATGTCACTCACACACACGATGAAGATTGTAGTGACGAGGACAGTGACTCTCAGAAACAAAATCCGTCAAGATCATCAAAAAAAATCGATagtaattcataa
- the LOC123265975 gene encoding protein FRA10AC1 — protein MFPAYVHLSAYDRHKKIINDYFFYKGGSALNLKRDTSRRKTDYDVIKENHRFLWDEEEDTPDTWEARLAKKYYDKLFKEYCICDLTYYKYNKVALRWRTEQEVVVGKGQFECGSKKCKIKEGLKSWEVNFGYEEQGEKKNALVKLRLCSECSDKLNYHSQKKQVHRKKKGLKRLGTTSDKYETQSTASSSTNNQDQDEIKVEPDEETKEDSGKKEEEIWKNNPSESIEKSREEEFEEYLADLLL, from the exons atGTTTCCTGCATACGTACATTTATCAGCTTACGATcgtcacaaaaaaataatcaatgattattttttttacaaaggAGGCTCTGCGCTAAATCTTAAACGAGACAC GTCCCGGCGCAAAACTGATTATGATGTCATCAAGGAGAATCACAGATTTCTTTGGGACGAGGAAGAGGATACTCCTGACACTTGGGAAGCTCGGCTTGCCAAAAAGTATTACGATAAATTATTCAAGGAATATTGTATTTGTGACTTGACTTACTATAAATACAACAAg gtGGCATTAAGATGGAGAACAGAGCAAGAAGTGGTTGTAGGAAAAGGTCAATTTGAATGCGGgagtaaaaaatgcaaaattaAGGAAGGATTAAAGTCCTGGGAAGTTAATTTCGGCTATGAAGAGCaaggagagaaaaaaaatgctttagttaaattaa gATTATGTTCTGAATGttcagataaattaaattatcactcTCAGAAGAAACAAGTTCATAGGAAGAAAAAAGGATTGAAACGTTTGGGTACGACGTCGGATAAATACGAGACTCAATCTACTGCATCGAGTTCAACAAACAATCAAGATCAAGATGAAATAAAAGTAGAACCAGATGAAGAAACTAAAGAAGATTCAGGAAAAAAAGAGGAGGAAATTTGGAAGAATAATCCTTCagaaagtattgaaaagtccCGCGAAGAAGAATTTGAAGAATATCTCGCTGATCTTTTGTTGtaa
- the LOC123266308 gene encoding cytosolic purine 5'-nucleotidase isoform X5: protein MVSKRSVPNEIFVNRSLHLENIKFYGFDMDYTLAEYKSPQYEQLGFDLLKERLISLGYPQEIRAFEYDPSFPVRGLWFDTQYGNLLKVDAYGNILVCVHGFEFLKHSQVYELYPNKFLQLDESRVYVLNTLFNLPETYLLACLIDFFTNSPQFSREKTGVKEGELTMSFKSIFQDVRNAVDWIHIQGDLKSKTIENLDEYVKKDERLPMFLTRIRESGAKVFLLTNSDYNFTNKIMTYLFDFPHGARPHEPHRDWKTYFDTIVVDANKPLFFGEGTILRQVNTKTGALKLGTHKGPLHTGEVYSGGSCDVFTEMIGAKGKDVLYIGDHIFGDILKSKKIRGWRTFLIVPELVQELHVWTDKCQLFAELQNLDVMLGEMYKNLDSSTNEKPDISKLRASIRDVTHKMDLAYGMMGSLFRSGSRQTFFSSQVVRYADLYAATFLNLIYYPFSYMFRAPAMLMPHESTVAHEQRFVMETPMISRSRTFKLNDEDEEQNAIMAKSFETEINPIPHARPETPRNVTHTHDEDCSDEDSDSQKQNPSRSSKKIDSNS from the exons ATGGTATCTAAACGTTCTGTTCCTAATga aattttcgtCAACAGAAGTCTCCATTTAGagaacattaaattttatggatTTGATATGGACTATACTCTAGCGGAATATAAATCACCTCAGTACGAGCAATTGGGTTTTGATTTACTTAAAGAGCGCCTAATTTCCCTGGGCTACCCGCAAGAGATACGTGCTTTTGAATATGATCCGAGTTTTCCAGTTCGAGGATTATGGTTTGATACACAATATGGTAATCTTCTTAAAGTAGATGCTTATGGAAATATTCTTGTTTGCGTTCATgggtttgaatttttaaagca ctctCAAGTATACGAATTGTATCCTAATAAATTTCTCCAGTTAGATGAATCACGTGTTTACGTGTTGAACACGTTATTCAATTTACCAGAAACCTACTTGCTAGCATGTCTCATAGATTTTTTTACCAATTCGCCCCAGTTCTCGCGTGAGAAAACGGGAGTAAAAGAGGGTGAGCTTACAATGAGTTTCAAGAGTATTTTTCAAGATGTAAGAAATGCAGTTGACTGGATACATATTCAAGGGGATCTAAAATCAAAAACTATTGAAAATCTTGATGAATATGTTAAAAAGGACGAAAGATTGCCAATGTTTTTAACTAGGATACGCGAAAGTGGCGCTAAAGTTTTTCTCCTTACAAACAGCGACtataattttactaataaaattatgacttatttatttgattttccaCATGGTGCAAGG CCCCATGAGCCTCACAGAGATTGGAAAACTTATTTCGATACTATAGTAGTTGACGCTAACAAGCCATTATTTTTTGGTGAAGGCACTATTTTACGACAAGTCAATACAAAAACCGGCGCGTTAAAGCTAGGAACCCACAAAGGACCACTTCACACTG gtGAAGTCTATTCAGGTGGATCATGCGATGTTTTTACTGAAATGATCGGAGCTAAGGGAAAAGACGTTCTCTACATCGGAGATCACATTTTTGGAGATATTttaaagagtaaaaaaatccGCGGTTGGAGAACTTTTCTTATTGTCCCTGAATTGGTTCAAGAATTACACGTCTGGACTGATAAATGTCAATTATTCGCAGAATTACAAAATCTTGATGTTATGCTCGGAGAAATGTACAA AAATTTAGACAGTAGTACTAATGAAAAGCCTGATATTTCGAAACTACGGGCTTCTATTAGAGATGTTACGCACAAAATGGATTTGGCTTATGGTATGATGGGCTCATTGTTCAGAAGTGGAAGTAGACAAACATTTTTCAGCAGTCAAGTTGTTAGATATGCTGATCTTTACGCAGCGACCTTTCTTAATCTTATCTATTATCCGTTCTCATACATGTTTCGTGCGCCGGCAATGCTA atgCCACATGAAAGCACAGTTGCTCACGAGCAACGCTTTGTTATGGAAACTCCAATGATCAGTAGATCTCGGACGTTCAAACTCAACGATGAAGATGAGGAACAAAACGCTATTATGgct aagtcTTTTGAAACAGAAATCAATCCGATTCCGCATGCGAGACCAGAAACACCTCGCAATGTCACTCACACACACGATGAAGATTGTAGTGACGAGGACAGTGACTCTCAGAAACAAAATCCGTCAAGATCATCAAAAAAAATCGATagtaattcataa